A region of the Brienomyrus brachyistius isolate T26 chromosome 10, BBRACH_0.4, whole genome shotgun sequence genome:
TTCACACTAACTGGGAGCAAACCACAGGTCAAGCACTAAAACGGGGCTTTTAGGTTTGATTTAGTAACAACGGCAGTGAACCTACATGACTTTGAGAAGAGTGACCTAGTCCTTAAAAATCCTGCGTCAATCTTTCCCATTTGGACCGAATAAAACTAGACATAAATTATTCTATCACTTTGGTATTTTTTTCAGGGGAATACGATTTCGTTTTTAGACTAGTTTTGTGAACAGGAGCCACCTAATTATAAAAACAGAACTAAGGACTAAATCAAGTTCACTGCAATTGACTACTTGGCTACTTAGGTCAAAACATGAGGTCTCggggagaaagaaaaaaaacacttaatatAAACTTCAATACAGAtgtttaaaaagaaaagagGCAATTAAGTTACAAAACACAtaaactaaagcaaatggaaaaaaaacacagacctGCACTAACAAGCAAAGCATCTATCTGAACTGACATGTCAGATGTGTATGGGAAGAATACAGTGAGCCGTAACACGTGGagttcaccccccaccccggaaATTAACAGGAAGCGTGAAGAGTCCTCCTACACCCCCCTGGCCTAGGTTatctggatggatggagaagGGCACGGCCGCCAAGCTGAGGACTGCCTTGCGTGGGCGGCCCGGTAAGGAGCCCCTACCTGCCTGCCCCCGCCCGGGGGCATCCACAGGACGGCCCGGGTAGTCTAAAGTGAATGTGGTGGGAGGCTCTGCGTCTGGCTATGGGATGAAGCTGCAGGGGGGCGCGTTCTCAGGTCCTTAATACGAGCCTCCGTAACCCCCCCTGCCATAACCGCCACCGCCTCGGGAGTACGGCGCGCCGCTTCTGCCCGAGTAATTACCTTTCATTGGGCCGTAGCCAGAGGACTGCTGGCCGTAACCGCTTCCAAAATCATTGTAGCCGTTCCCGCCGCCGTAGCCGCCCATTTGATCGCCGTAGCCTCCATATCCACCGCCGTAGTTGCCTCCGTAGCCGCCGCCGTATCCTCCATCATTCCCCCCGTAGCCGCCATAGCTGTAGCCGCCTCTTCCGCCTCCGTAGCCATTTTGAGACCTTCCCATTCCCCGTCCGCCGCGGCCCCGGCTCCGACCGCCGGCGGCCTGCATCTCCTGCTTGGTGAGGGCTTTCTTCACCTCCACCTTGTGTCCGTTGATGGTGTGAAACTTCAGCACCACCGCTTTGTCGGCCGAATCATTATCGTCGAAGTAGACGAAGCCGAAGCCGCGCTTCTTGCCGGTCTGCTTGTCGCTGATCACTTCGGCCTTTTCGATCGCGCCGAACTGGGAGAAATACTCTTGGAGGTGCTCTTCCTCCACGTCGTCTTTCAGACCGCCGACGAAGATCTTCTTCACCTTGGCCAGAGCCTCGGGTTTTCCGGCATCTTCACGGGCCACGGCCCGCTTCAGCTCCACATTGTTGCCGTCCAACACATGCGGCCGGGCAGCCATGGCGGCGTCGGCCTCCTCCGCGGTGGAGTAGGTCACAAAGCCGAAGCAGCGCGACCGCTTCAGCTGCTGGTTCTGGACAACCACGCAGTCAGTCAGCGTCCCATACTGCTCGAAGTGTTTGCGGAGACCGTCGTCGGTGGTTTGCACGTTTAACCCGCCGACAAACAGCTTACacagttgattttccatcttgGTCGTTGGGTTaatgtatttatgtatatgtgCGCCTGTGCGATCTCGACTGTAACAACAAAGCACGTATGCCTTCACCCGGCTCGAAATGGCGGAAGGCTGGATGCACAAGAGGATAAGAAATGGCGGAGAAGAGGCGTTTCCTTGACTTCCATACGCCCAGCTGTGTCGTTTTCATCATCCATTGGCCGGCCGATGCCTTCTTTCATCGGTCCGCTTCTCtgaaacccccacccccaagagcAGCCACCCTTGCGGTTCTCTTTCTTCGCAAGCTGGCAGTTTTTCCTAATGTCGCTGAAATTTATTATTGAAAGAACCTATTATGCGAATATGGGTTGGTGAATGAAGTTCTCGGTATGAGGGTGTTGTGCAGTTTGCAGTTAAAACGAAGAATCTACAACGCCCTATTGTAATATGAAATGTTTAAACTGGCAAATGGCTataattaattttaatcttGCAATCCCCCCATTCTAATATATCCCAAAACAGCCCTCCCACcataattgtaaaaagcttaGATAACTTAATTTGAAACTCTTTCACTGTTCCCCCCGCCGTGAATGGATTAGGTCAGAAACACACTTACATTCAAAGCTTGGTGTAGGACACTCGGTCAACGCGACATTTCCTCTGTAAACATTTTATGGACAGTAAACGTAAGCTAAGTATCAGAGGGGATCCCGCTATGCTGATTCCAATGCGCCCGTCCAGATTTTTACGGCGCAGCCAGTAAAGCTCCACCCATCGGTCATTCAGACACTGAGTGGATGGAGACAAAGCGGCAGGTGAATGAACTCAGTGGACAGTAACTACACAGCCGGCATCCGATGCTAAAATACAGGTTGGGAACAGTAAAAATTTTTATTACAAGCCAAAATCATCAAGGTGTACAATACAATTAAAATTACATTCCACACACAAGCACGGGTCCCGCGGATGGGGGTGGGAGACCCAGAGGGGGGGGAAACGAAATcacattacaaaataaaatgaacgcTCACATAAGCATCAGGGCATGGCGGGTGCCCAAAATAACTTAGtcacagcaaaaaaataaaaccaaggatGAGTATATTTTGAACACATTTCCGTTCCCCTGAGTTTGGTACGACTAAAGCGAATTTTAGAAGTCGCATGATACAAGGGATTAAATTACAGCATGTCGCCCTATGTTTCAGGGCTTATAAAAACGACGAACTAGAGCCATCACAGTTACAATCTGACAGTATTACAGGAAGTTTAAACTAGCTACAAAATGTCCGTTCAATAGGTGTCACTTGGAAATACTGAGTTCGGGGAGCGAGGAGATGAACATGGGGTCGCACGTCCTCCCCCAGGCAAATACAGGTAGCGAATACAACGTGTGTATTCGGATCGGCACGTGTACAGGTGTCTCCTTCCCTCCTCGAACGCCGATGCATTTACAAGGTCCATGTTCAAAATCTGTAGGTCCCCAAGCCAAGTCCCGAACCGTTAGTGGACGTTACCAAGTGAAAATGACTAATAGCTACCGTATCCACCCCGACCGTAGCCACCGCTGCCACCCCGGGAGTAAGGTGCGCTGCTTCTGCCTGAATAATTCCCCCCTTTCACTGCGCCGTATCCGGAGGACTGTTGAGCGTAATCGTCCCCAAAGTCACTGTAGCCGTTCCCGTAGCCGCCTCCCATCTGGTCACCGTATCCCCCTCCGTAGCCTCCCTGGTTACCATAACCACCGCCACTGCCGTAGCCACCGCCGTATCCTCCATCATTCCCCCCGTAGCCGCCATAGCTGTAGCCGCCTCTTCCGCCTCCGTAGCCATTTTGAGACCTTCCCATTCCCCGTCCGCCGCGGCCCCGGCTCCGACCGCCGGCGGCCTGCATCTCCTGCTTGGTGAGGGCTTTCTTCACCTCCACCTTGTGTCCATTGATGGTGTGAAACTTCAGCACCACCGCTTTGTCGGCGGAATCATTATCGTCGAAGTAGACGAAGCCAAAGCCGCGCTTCTTGCCGGTCTGCTTGTCGCTGATCACTTCGGCCTTTTCGATCGCGCCGAATTGGGAGAAATACTCTTGGAGGTGCTCTTCCTCCACGTCGTCTTTCAGACCGCCGACGAAGATCTTCTTCACCTTGGCCAGGGCCTCGGGTTTTCCGGCATCTTCACGGGCCACGGCTCGCTTCAGCTCCACGTTGTTGCCGTCTACTACATGCGGCCGGGCGGCCATGGCGGCGTCGGCCTCCTCCGCGGTGGAGTAGGTCACAAAGCCGAAGCAGCGCGAGCGCTTCAGCTGCTGGTTCTGGACAACCACGCAGTCAGTCAGCGTCCCATActgctcaaagtgctgcctaagTCCGTCATCTGTGGTTTGCACGTTTAGGCCCCCAACAAAGAGCTTACACAGTTGGTTAGTCATGACTCGATTAAACAGCTTTTTCCCGCAGCAATTCGAAATGCTCGCCGCAGCTGCGGGTTTCTTCTTTTGAGAGAATCGAGGGCGTTTCTGTCCTGCGTCACGAAACGCGTCAGTCACCGCGATTGGCCGCCACCGCGCGGCCTCGAGATCTTCTCAAACAGATCTAAATGGTCGCATCTGCGTTCGTTACTTTCTTTTATCCCTCTTGGTCGAATATCTTCATTCTTCTCACTGAGATACGATCCCCACAATATGGAATACGTGGCTTAAAGGAAGAAAAAACCCGCAGAAGTAGTGCACTTACCTTCCTGCCGGCCTACTTAAAAATAATCATATCGAAATGCCTACAACTAGCTATTGTCCACAATTGTGCTAATATTTTACGTTACTATAAGTTTGTGCGTATATGTATATACTATTCGCGCATTTTGTTTAAAAACTGAACTGAACCCTGGAAGTGCATATTTAAACTATAGAGCCAAAGAGGAGCAAAAATAAATCTGGACAGGCACAAGATAGTCAAGTCAGTCCCAGATACTACCAATTTATTTTTCACATTTAGCAGACATTATCCAAAACATAATTGCGAATACAGGGACAGCCAGTCCCTGAAGTAATtggtggttaagggccttaaTCAAGGACCCAACAGTGAAATTGTGCCAGTTAtaggacttgaaccagcaaccttctcacTTGCTAAAAAGATGTTCCATACCTAGATGCAATATAAAATTCAAGCATGTAATCATTCGAAGAGATTTTCCCTGATTTGTTGAGAAAAACATCCACAATACTAAAGGTGATTTTCACTTCACATATACATGGCTCTGGTTAAAAGATAGATTGTAACAGTGCATAATGATTTTTAATGTGCAATACAACTAACAGTGCATTTGTTAGAATACAAGTGTGTAGAATTAAAGTTTAAGCTCAAATGAGGTCAGCACTTAAAATCTGAAGCAACAATTTGAAATATGTAATACAAAAATTCATTGAGGGCCAATTAACATTATCAGGCCTAATAAAATGGAAACCATTTGCCTCAATAGGTAATGACTTCATGATGACATGTTTGATGAATTTATtaggaatttgcaaaaacttAAATAATGTCCACTCTTGATACATGCAAGTACACGATAAAATtgaaatgttacattttttccaCTTGACAAACAGATTTAAGAATTTTAGGAGACAGTGCAGTGAAAAGttgaaaacaaaaggcaatCTTGCATGTGCCACTGGGAGACCCAATGTTCTTGAAGGATCTCTTGATAATCCTTCAAATAGGAGCAACATTTTTCTGAGTTAAAGACTGAGTTAAATATTCTACCCTGTAAAACTGCACCTAATCACGATTTGATACaattaaaaaggaggaaaaaaaactaaatggaGAGAGAACTTGTGTTTTTCTACACCATGTAGTCCTGGTATGTATTGAAGAAACATTATTCAAGTATATGATGAAGGTTTGGAACCGGTGGATGCCAAGCAACCATAAAACATCAATATTCATTATAGCATATGAACCCAAACACTGTCACACATCCTGCAGGCAGAATCTTGCCTCATCATACCATAACAAGTGGCTCCCTCTCAGAGACAAACACAAACCTGCAGATCAGCCTTCAAGTCGCCAGTAGAGGCCAGTTCATGGCACTGACGCTGAATCATGACATACTCCCAAGCAACACCCTTCTGACTTCGTTTGAGCTCCCAGAACAATTCAATACAGTACATATTTTATTAGTTGCCATACACCTCCGGAGTTTGGAAATCTTTTTCACATCCTCCGAGTGTTGTGTGGGGTTCTTCCTGCAGATAGTTAGGACTAGGGCacgtgcgccctgcgatggaacGGCATCTCATCTTGTGCCCTGTCCTTCCTAGGCTGGTCCCCAGAGCGCCGTGGTGGCTCAGCACTGCATAAGTGGTCAGAATCTTGTATATAAAAATCAGAAAAATTACCTACACAGGAAAAGCACACCATTTCACCCATCTTTAAACTGCATATTCCGGTTAGCCTCCAGCACTGGCaaacctatcccaggcagcaggggGCAAAGGGTCCATCAcatggaacacacacacacacacacacacacacacacacaaaatggccACATCAGACACACCAGCCAGGCTGACTATGTCTATGAATGGGGGAAGCGAATTCCATTCACAGAGAAGACATTTAAACCAAGGCATCAGTGCTACATCCTGAACCACCATTAAGTCATGGCCCTCAAAATATTGGACAGACTGCTGCTGGTTTATGGAAACTTAAAAAGCAACAAAAATAAGCAGTCTATCAATTTTAATAAAGGCGGCAATTTCAAACATGCCAAGCAACTTAATTCCACTATACAAAAAATCAAAACTGTACCTACACACTGCATATACCCTTTATTAAATACTGCACATTCTGTCCTGCAGCTGTTCGCACAATTACGATCTGCCTCAACCCTGCATTTTTGAGCTGCCAAATTAACAGTatcaatgtaaaatacaaaattcactCGAACCAGCATTGTTACTGTTGTCTTGCTTGTATTGTAGCTCATCTTTCTTGCACTTCGTATAATCGTCCCGTTTCCATTTGTGTATTCTTGTGCTGTTTTTGGTCGTGTTGCACCATGGCCCCGGTGGAAATGACAAACCTACTTCACTTGAACGTACATTTATCATTAAATAATCCTCAAATATCAGATTGAACACGTCAGTGTTCAGTGTACCTAGAAGTCTGCTGAGATTAGCACCACTCAGCTTGAGAAATCTGCTTCGGCAACTTGGAAGCCTCCCAGGAACCAGTTTCACTCTTTGGTCTTCAGTCAATGTCTAACTCCACATAAACACTGGCACAAAAAGAACTGTTGACTTGTTGCACCCTGAGAAACTCAAGTCTTCTGCGTGCATATACCACAAAAGGCTCCACACCAGGGTTGGGTGCcaccaaaaaaatatattgttcaTCCAGAATAAATCACACGAGTCACCCAACACCCCCACCAATAAACGACACCAAGTGGAGCACTTAAATCATTTTGTCGGGAAGATGCAAGCGCAAGATACGTCGCTAAACTTGCATCAAAACCAGAGAGGGGGGCcttcctgattttttttaagcatCTCTGGAAGTCGGTGGGCCAGATTGATATACACATGTGGACTGTAAAAGTACAAGTGTCCAAACTTTATGAAAGTAGTTCTCAAAGAAAATAGTTATGTCATAACCAACCTGGAAACATGCGACAATATACTGGTCAATCACAACTGGACACCCCTGGCCTAAAGCAACGGTTCATGAAAACTTACAGCAAGCTCTAGCCACATACCACCATTAAAACTGGGAAATTAGAAGGGAAAACATCTATTAAACTCAagtcaaaactataaaaagaaaaagtttgggggaaaaaaataaaaaaaggccaGACTCAGTTGTAAATGGGCTGATGTAATGAAACGGGTTACTCTaaacaacatacacaccaacacCATGAACTGTGAAGCAGATAATTAAACACATGACATGCGTGATAACACTTGCATTTTAATAAGCACATTTGATAAAAACCAGGCACTCATACAAGACTTAGAATCCAGAAGCGAGTGTTTTGATAACAGCCGTTTAGTCATGCTGCCACTAAGCAGGTCAATGCAAGTAATCCACTGGTGTTTGACAAAACATTTCCGTTTCATCTTGTGCCCTGAGCAGTTCCTCAATTAAAAGCCCAGCCGCCACATAACTTCACACTTGTAATCTACGCTGCGTTGCAGCAAAAAGAATTGCACTCCCTTTAAACAGAGATTGTACGGGAATATCAAACCAGGCTAACTAAGAGCCTGTGACTGAAAAGTAACAGATTAAAGGGTCACATGTCAATCAAACTGAAGACTTCAGATTCAAAGGatccataaatgaaatttaagACCATTCAAGAAGTATTCAGAAGTTATTCAGTCAGGCATGGGGTGGATCGAACTGTTCCTGAAAGAGAAATAAAAATTAATCATGTGCGCAATAAAGACCAATGTGATCCAAAACAGAGGAAACCATTTAACTTAAGAAGTCAATACTGCAGCACGGGGCAAACCTTCCAGTCCAATATGGACCAACACACAAGTCTGACATCATAGCAGCACATATACACAAGTGAGAATCATGTAATAAACTGACTTACCTTTTGCAGTAATCAGAAGCAGATTATGAACCTAGTTTTAATGCATATAATTAAGGCTTCACAGCAAGTTAAAGCATTACCCACCATCCCCCAGCGTCTAGCCTACCTGCGTGAATGCCCCCACTTACCAAGGCTGTAGTCTTTTGGTCACACCTAGGTCCGCCAACAAGGCAGCAGGGACCAAGCCATCGAGATCAGGCCTCCAGTCACCTGGAGACAAGACATCAGCAGGTTGAGCACAAAGCAGAATATAGAGAAACCAACCATTGTCACCCACTTAATCATAATGAAGTTACACAGTCTAAAATGCAAATTATTGACTGGTGTTTTAGTTACATGCAAGCACCAACATAAATTCTGAGGTTCTTAGAACCAAGAAGTATTTAGAGACAACGAGTTACATACCTAGTTTTGAAGGATGTCATCCTAATGAAATATCTGAGTCCTACCACAACCCCCAGGTACTGAACACAGCCCCTGTATAAACTGCTA
Encoded here:
- the LOC125750330 gene encoding heterogeneous nuclear ribonucleoprotein A0-like, which encodes MENQLCKLFVGGLNVQTTDDGLRKHFEQYGTLTDCVVVQNQQLKRSRCFGFVTYSTAEEADAAMAARPHVLDGNNVELKRAVAREDAGKPEALAKVKKIFVGGLKDDVEEEHLQEYFSQFGAIEKAEVISDKQTGKKRGFGFVYFDDNDSADKAVVLKFHTINGHKVEVKKALTKQEMQAAGGRSRGRGGRGMGRSQNGYGGGRGGYSYGGYGGNDGGYGGGYGGNYGGGYGGYGDQMGGYGGGNGYNDFGSGYGQQSSGYGPMKEFTKQMDFNKLLLLSPV
- the LOC125750329 gene encoding heterogeneous nuclear ribonucleoprotein A0-like, with product MTNQLCKLFVGGLNVQTTDDGLRQHFEQYGTLTDCVVVQNQQLKRSRCFGFVTYSTAEEADAAMAARPHVVDGNNVELKRAVAREDAGKPEALAKVKKIFVGGLKDDVEEEHLQEYFSQFGAIEKAEVISDKQTGKKRGFGFVYFDDNDSADKAVVLKFHTINGHKVEVKKALTKQEMQAAGGRSRGRGGRGMGRSQNGYGGGRGGYSYGGYGGNDGGYGGGYGSGGGYGNQGGYGGGYGDQMGGGYGNGYSDFGDDYAQQSSGYGAVKGGNYSGRSSAPYSRGGSGGYGRGGYGSY